In Nymphaea colorata isolate Beijing-Zhang1983 chromosome 5, ASM883128v2, whole genome shotgun sequence, one genomic interval encodes:
- the LOC116254434 gene encoding CASP-like protein 1D1 — MNGGNKKFGDEGAMNSSEKSGPIQEGAANVNFFSVDLGLRLLALASTITSVIVMVTGKETKTIQMPLLLIPLTVVAKFNYSPAFVYLVVANSLASLYNIFVLSILAPSVKKKACVHTLFRLVVLDTLMAGIVASATGASTAVAYVGLKGNSHVQWNKICNVFNGFCHHVGASSFLSLLASICFVLLIMTSAYSIYRRSR; from the exons ATGAATGGTGGTAACAAGAAGTTCGGTGATGAAGGGGCGATGAACTCATCGGAGAAGTCAGGTCCGATTCAGGAAGGAGCTGCCAACGTCAACTTTTTCTCCGTAGATTTGGGGCTCCGGCTGCTGGCCCTGGCGTCGACGATCACCTCCGTCATAGTCATGGTCACCGGGAAGGAGACCAAAACTATTCAGATGCCATTGCTCCTGATACCACTGACCGTCGTCGCCAAGTTCAACTACTCTCCGGCATTTGT GTACCTTGTGGTGGCCAATAGTTTGGCCTCGCTCTACAATATCTTCGTGCTTTCTATTTTGGCTCCATCCGTGAAGAAAAAAGCGTGCGTTCACACCTTGTTTCGCCTGGTTGTTCTTGACACG TTGATGGCAGGGATAGTTGCCTCTGCTACAGGTGCTTCTACTGCCGTAGCTTATGTTGGCCTGAAGGGCAACTCTCATGTGCAATGGAACAAGATCTGTAATGTTTTCAATGGCTTCTGCCACCATGTCGGAGCTTCGTCCTTTCTATCCCTCCTTGCTTCCATCTGCTTTGTCTTGCTTATTATGACCTCGGCGTACTCGATCTATCGTCGCAGCCGCTGA